In the Mastomys coucha isolate ucsf_1 unplaced genomic scaffold, UCSF_Mcou_1 pScaffold18, whole genome shotgun sequence genome, one interval contains:
- the Aco1 gene encoding cytoplasmic aconitate hydratase — protein sequence MKNPFAHLAEPLDPAQPGRRFFNLNKLEDSRYGRLPFSIRVLLEAAVRNCDEFLVKKNDIENILNWNVMQHKNIEVPFKPARVILQDFTGVPAVVDFAAMRDAVKKLGGNPEKINPVCPADLVIDHSIQVDFNRRADSLQKNQDLEFERNKERFEFLKWGSQAFCNMRIIPPGSGIIHQVNLEYLARVVFDQDGCYYPDSLVGTDSHTTMIDGLGVLGWGVGGIEAEAVMLGQPISMVLPQVIGYKLMGKPHPLVTSTDIVLTITKHLRQVGVVGKFVEFFGSGVAQLSIADRATIANMCPEYGATAAFFPVDEVSIAYLVQTGREEDKVKHIQKYLQAVGMFRDFKDTSQDPDFTQVVELDLKTVVPCCSGPKRPQDKVAVSEMKKDFESCLGAKQGFKGFQVAPDHHNDHKTFIYNNSEFTLAHGSVVIAAITSCTNTSNPSVMLGAGLLAKKAVEAGLNVKPYVKTSLSPGSGVVTYYLRESGVMPYLSQLGFDVVGYGCMTCIGNSGPLPEPVVEAITQGDLVAVGVLSGNRNFEGRVHPNTRANYLASPPLVIAYAIAGTVRIDFEKEPLGVNAQGQQVFLKDIWPTRDEIQAVERQYVIPGMFKEVYQKIETVNKSWNALAAPSEKLYAWDPKSTYIKSPPFFESLTLDLQPPKSIVDAYVLLNLGDSVTTDHISPAGNIARNSPAARYLTNRGLTPREFNSYGSRRGNDAIMARGTFANIRLLNKFLNKQAPQTVHLPSGETLDVFDAAERYQQAGLPLIVLAGKEYGSGSSRDWAAKGPFLLGIKAVLAESYERIHRSNLVGMGVIPLEYLPGESADSLGLTGRERYTINIPEDLKPRMKVQIKLDTGKTFQAVMRFDTDVELTYFHNGGILNYMIRKMAQ from the exons GACGCTTACCATTTTCCATCAGAGTTCTCCTGGAGGCAGCTGTTCGGAACTGTGATGAGTTTCTGGTGAAGAAAAATGACATTGAGAACATCCTGAATTGGAATGTCATGCAGCATAAGAACATAGAAGTGCCGTTTAAGCCAGCCCGAGTCATACTGCAGGACTTTAC ggGTGTACCTGCTGTGGTTGATTTTGCAGCAATGCGTGATGCGGTGAAGAAGTTGGGAGGGAATCCAGAGAAAATTAACCCTGTCTGCCCCGCTGACCTTGTAATCGATCATTCCATCCAGGTTGATTTCAACAGAAG GGCAGACAGTTTACAGAAGAATCAAGACCTGGagtttgaaagaaataaagaacgatttgaatttttaaag TGGGGTTCCCAGGCCTTCTGCAACATGAGGATTATTCCCCCTGGCTCAGGAATCATTCACCAGGTGAATCTGGAGTATTTGGCAAGAGTGGTATTTGATCAGGATGGATGTTACTACCCCGACAGCCTCGTGGGCACAGATTCACACACGACCATGATTGATGGTCTGGGAGTTCTTGGTTGGG GTGTAGGTGGCATTGAAGCAGAAGCTGTCATGCTGGGTCAGCCCATCAGCATGGTGCTTCCCCAGGTGATTGGCTACAAGCTCATGGGGAAGCCTCACCCCCTGGTAACATCCACGGACATTGTGCTCACCATTACCAAG CACCTCCGACAAGTGGGGGTCGTGGGCAAATTTGTGGAGTTTTTCGGGTCAGGAGTGGCTCAGCTGTCCATCGCTGACCGAGCTACGATTGCCAACATGTGCCCAGAGTATGGCGCGACGGCAGCCTTCTTCCCAGTTGATGAAGTTAGCATTGCATACCTGGTGCAGACAG GCCGTGAGGAAGACAAAGTCAAGCACATTCAAAAGTATCTTCAGGCCGTAGGCATGTTTCGAGATTTCAAGGACACCTCTCAAGACCCAGACTTCACTCAG GTTGTGGAGTTAGATCTGAAAACAGTTGTGCCTTGCTGCAGTGGACCAAAAAGACCTCAGGACAAAGTTGCTGTGTCTGAGATGAAAAAGGACTTTGAAAGCTGCCTTGGAGCCAAG CAAGGATTTAAAGGTTTTCAGGTTGCTCCAGACCATCACAATGACCACAAGACATTCATCTATAATAACAGTGAATTCACTCTTGCTCACGGCTCTGTGGTAATCGCTGCCATCACTAGCTGCACAAACACCAGCAATCCTTCCGTGATGTTAGGAGCAG GATTGTTAGCAAAGAAAGCTGTAGAGGCAGGGCTGAATGTGAAGCCTTACGTCAAAACCAGCCTGTCTCCTGGAAGTGGAGTGGTCACCTACTACCTCCGAGAGAGTGGAGTCATGCCTTACCTGTCCCAGTTAGG GTTTGACGTGGTGGGCTACGGCTGCATGACCTGCATCGGCAACAGTGGACCCCTTCCTGAGCCTGTGGTAGAGGCGATCACTCAG GGAGACCTCGTCGCTGTTGGAGTTCTGTCTGGGAACAGGAACTTTGAAGGCCGAGTCCATCCTAACACACGGGCCAACTACTTAGCATCTCCCCCACTGGTAATAGCATATGCAATTGCAGGCACCGTCAGGATTGACTTCGAGAAAGAGCCTTTGG GAGTGAATGCACAGGGCCAGCAAGTGTTTCTGAAGGATATCTGGCCAACTCGAGATGAGATCCAGGCGGTGGAACGGCAGTATGTCATCCCCGGGATGTTTAAGGAGGTCTATCAGAAAATAGAG actgTAAACAAAAGCTGGAATGCCTTAGCAGCCCCGTCAGAGAAGCTGTATGCGTGGGATCCCAAATCTACGTACATTAAGTCACCGCCATTCTTTGAAAGCTTG ACTTTAGATCTCCAGCCACCCAAGTCTATAGTGGATGCCTATGTGCTACTAAACTTAGGAGATTCAGTAACAACGGACCATATCTCTCCAGCCGGGAATATTGCAAGAAACAGCCCTGCAGCTCGCTACTTGACGAACAGAGG CCTAACACCACGAGAGTTCAACTCCTACGGCTCCCGCCGGGGTAATGATGCCATCATGGCACGGGGGACATTTGCCAACATTCGCTTGCTGAACAAGTTTCTGAACAAGCAGGCACCTCAGACCGTCCATCTTCCTTCAGGAGAAACC CTTGATGTGTTCGATGCTGCTGAGCGGTACCAGCAGGCTGGACTTCCCCTGATTGTTCTGGCTGGCAAAGAATACGGTTCAGGCAGCTCCCGAGACTGGGCAGCCAAAGGCCCTTTCCTGCTG GGAATCAAAGCTGTCCTGGCAGAGAGCTATGAGCGTATTCACCGCAGCAACCTGGTTGGCATGGGGGTGATCCCCCTTGAGTATCTCCCCGGTGAAAGCGCAGACTCTCTAGGACTCACAGGTCGGGAAAGATACACTATCAACATTCCTGAAGACCTCAAGCCTCGCATGAAGGTTCAGATAAAG CTGGACACTGGGAAGACCTTCCAGGCCGTGATGAGGTTCGACACTGACGTGGAGCTCACTTACTTCCACAATGGAGGCATCCTGAACTACATGATCCGAAAGATGGCCCAGTAG